One Oryza sativa Japonica Group chromosome 8, ASM3414082v1 DNA window includes the following coding sequences:
- the LOC4346023 gene encoding squamosa promoter-binding-like protein 15 translates to MQREVGPQVAPPMFLHQIQPLPPHATAAKKRGNPWPAAAVAAAEAKGGGNWNPRMWDWDSRALTAKPSSDALRVNAGLSHHQQQQQQSPPAAAKAAEALRQGGGGSGGLNLQLGLREDAATPMDVSPAATTVSSSPSPPASSAPAQEPVVRPSKRVRSGSPGSASGGGGGGGGGGNSGGGGGSYPMCQVDDCRADLTNAKDYHRRHKVCEIHGKTTKALVGNQMQRFCQQCSRFHPLSEFDEGKRSCRRRLAGHNRRRRKTQPTDVASQLLLPGNQENAANRTQDIVNLITVIARLQGSNVGKLPSIPPIPDKDNLVQIISKINSINNGNSASKSPPSEAVDLNASHSQQQDSVQRTTNGFEKQTNGLDKQTNGFDKQADGFDKQAVPSTMDLLAVLSTALATSNPDSNTSQSQGSSDSSGNNKSKSQSTEPANVVNSHEKSIRVFSATRKNDALERSPEMYKQPDQETPPYLSLRLFGSTEEDVPCKMDTANKYLSSESSNPLDERSPSSSPPVTHKFFPIRSVDEDARIADYGEDIATVEVSTSRAWRAPPLELFKDSERPIENGSPPNPAYQSCYTSTSCSDHSPSTSNSDGQDRTGRIIFKLFGKEPSTIPGNLRGEIVNWLKHSPNEMEGYIRPGCLVLSMYLSMPAIAWDELEENLLQRVNTLVQGSDLDFWRKGRFLVRTDAQLVSYKDGATRLSKSWRTWNTPELTFVSPIAVVGGRKTSLILKGRNLTIPGTQIHCTSTGKYISKEVLCSAYPGTIYDDSGVETFDLPGEPHLILGRYFIEVENRFRGNSFPVIIANSSVCQELRSLEAELEGSQFVDGSSDDQAHDARRLKPKDEVLHFLNELGWLFQKAAASTSAEKSDSSGLDLMYFSTARFRYLLLFSSERDWCSLTKTLLEILAKRSLASDELSQETLEMLSEIHLLNRAVKRKSSHMARLLVQFVVVCPDDSKLYPFLPNVAGPGGLTPLHLAASIEDAVDIVDALTDDPQQIGLSCWHSALDDDGQSPETYAKLRNNNAYNELVAQKLVDRKNNQVTIMVGKEEIHMDQSGNVGEKNKSAIQALQIRSCNQCAILDAGLLRRPMHSRGLLARPYIHSMLAIAAVCVCVCVFMRALLRFNSGRSFKWERLDFGTI, encoded by the exons ATGCAGAGGGAAGTGGGGCCGCAGGTGGCCCCTCCGATGTTCCTACACCAGATCCAGCCGCTGCCTCCCCATGCCACGGCGGCGAAGAAGCGCGGGAACCCGTGGCcggccgccgcggtggcggcggcggaggctaaGGGAGGAGGGAACTGGAACCCCAGGATGTGGGACTGGGATAGCCGCGCCCTCACCGCCAAGCCGTCCTCCGATGCGCTGCGCGTCAACGCGGGGCTgagccaccaccagcagcagcagcaacagtcgccgccggcggcggctaagGCTGCTGAGGCGCTGCGGCAGGGCGGCGGGGGTAGCGGTGGGCTGAACCTTCAGCTCGGCCTGCGGGAGGACGCGGCGACGCCGATGGATGTGAGCCCGGCGGCTACTACCGTGTCTTCTTCGCCTTCTCCGCctgcgtcgtcggcgccggcgcaggAGCCAGTTGTTAGGCCGAGCAAGAGGGTTCGGTCTGGATCGCCTGGAAGTgccagtggaggaggaggtggaggcggaggcggtggaaactcaggcggtggtggcggaagCTACCCGATGTGCCAGGTGGATGACTGCAGGGCGGATCTGACCAACGCCAAGGATTATCACCGGAGACACAAAGTCTGCGAGATCCACGGCAAGACCACGAAGGCGCTGGTTGGCAACCAGATGCAGCGCTTCTGTCAGCAGTGCAGTAG ATTTCACCCGCTCTCTGAGTTTGATGAGGGTAAGAGGAGCTGCAGACGTAGGCTCGCCGGTCACAACAGGCGGCGAAGAAAAACCCAGCCAACAGATGTTGCTTCGCAGCTGCTGCTACCTGGAAACCAGGAAAATGCAGCAAATAGGACACAGGATATTGTAAATCTGATCACGGTTATTGCACGCTTGCAAG GCAGTAATGTTGGTAAACTGCCCAGCATCCCTCCGATACCAGATAAAGACAATCTGGTCCAGATTATAAGTAAAATAAACTCTATAAATAACGGGAACTCTGCTTCAAAGTCTCCTCCATCAGAAGCTGTTGATTTGAATGCGTCACATAGCCAACAACAAGATTCTGTTCAAAGGACAACTAATGGATTCGAGAAGCAAACCAATGGATTGGACAAACAAACGAATGGATTTGACAAGCAAGCTGACGGATTCGACAAGCAAGCTGTGCCATCAACCATGGACTTGCTAGCAGTTTTATCAACTGCCCTCGCGACATCAAACCCTGATAGCAATACGTCTCAGTCCCAAGGGAGCAGTGACAGCAGTGGTAATAACAAGAGCAAGAGTCAGTCAACAGAGCCAGCTAATGTTGTAAATTCCCACGAGAAATCTATCCGGGTATTTTCTGCCACTCGCAAGAATGATGCTCTTGAACGGTCACCTGAAATGTACAAGCAACCAGACCAAGAAACCCCGCCATACTTGTCACTACGGCTCTTTGGTAGCACCGAGGAGGATGTTCCTTGTAAGATGGACACTGCAAATAAGTACTTATCTTCCGAGAGTAGCAATCCTCTGGATGAGAGATCTCCATCATCATCTCCGCCTGTAACACATAAGTTTTTCCCCATCCGTTCGGTAGACGAAGATGCTCGTATTGCAGACTACGGGGAAGATATTGCGACAGTTGAGGTTAGCACAAGTCGGGCTTGGCGTGCACCACCACTTGAGCTGTTTAAGGATTCAGAACGGCCAATTGAAAATGGTTCACCACCAAATCCTGCATATCAATCCTGTTATACCTCAACCTCTTGTTCAGATCATTCGCCATCAACTTCAAATTCAGATGGACAG GACCGTACTGGTAGAATCATATTTAAACTATTTGGCAAGGAGCCAAGCACAATCCCTGGGAACCTTCGTGGAGAG attgTAAATTGGCTCAAACACAGCCCCAACGAAATGGAGGGATACATTCGGCCAGGTTGCCTTGTACTATCAATGTATCTTTCAATGCCTGCTATTGCATGGGATGAA CTTGAAGAAAATCTTCTCCAGCGAGTAAACACATTAGTCCAAGGTTCCGATTTGGACTTCTGGAGAAAAGGAAGGTTTTTAGTTCGAACTGATGCCCAGTTGGTGTCATACAAAGATG GAGCAACCCGCTTATCAAAATCATGGAGAACATGGAATACCCCAGAGTTGACCTTTGTCTCACCAATTGCTGTTGTTGGTGGGAGAAAGACCTCCCTCATTCTTAAGGGCCGTAATCTGACAATTCCTGGCACCCA AATCCACTGTACCAGTACGGGGAAGTACATATCAAAAGAAGTACTGTGCTCTGCATATCCAGGAACAATATATGACGATTCAGGTGTTGAGACTTTTGACTTACCTGGAGAACCACATCTTATTCTTGGACGTTACTTCATTGAG GTCGAGAATAGGTTCAGAGGGAACAGCTTTCCTGTTATCATTGCCAATTCAAGTGTTTGTCAGGAGTTGAGAAGCCTTGAAGCTGAGCTTGAGGGTTCACAGTTTGTTGACGGCTCTTCAGATGATCAGGCTCATGATGCTAGGCGGCTAAAGCCAAAGGATGAAGTTTTGCACTTTCTAAACGAACTTGGATGGCTCTTCCAGAAGGCAGCTGCCAGTACATCTGCTGAAAAATCTGATTCTTCTGGTTTGGATTTGATGTACTTCTCAACTGCACGCTTCAGATACCTTCTGCTGTTTTCAAGTGAGCGGGACTGGTGCTCTCTTACTAAAACTCTTCTGGAAATCCTTGCCAAGAGGAGTTTGGCCAGTGATGAACTATCACAGGAAACTCTGGAAATGCTCTCAGAGATCCATCTCCTGAACAGGGCAGTGAAAAGGAAAAGTAGCCACATGGCGCGCTTGCTTGTACAGTTTGTTGTCGTGTGCCCTGATGATTCCAAATTGTACCCCTTCCTTCCAAATGTAGCTGGCCCAGGTGGTTTGACTCCATTGCACCTGGCTGCATCCATTGAGGATGCAGTGGATATTGTTGATGCTTTGACAGATGATCCTCAACAG ATTGGTTTGAGCTGTTGGCACTCAGCGCTAGATGATGATGGTCAGTCCCCTGAAACTTATGCCAAGTTGAGGAACAACAATGCGTACAATGAGCTTGTAGCACAGAAATTGGTGGACAGGAAGAACAACCAAGTTACTATAATGGTTGGCAAAGAGGAAATTCATATGGATCAATCAGGGAATGTTGGTGAGAAAAATAAATCTGCAATTCAAGCATTGCAAATAAGATCTTGCAACCAGTGCGCTATTTTGGATGCTGGCTTGCTAAGACGTCCTATGCATTCACGGGGATTGCTCGCTCGCCCCTATATCCATTCCATGCTTGCGATAGCAGCAGTCTGTGTTTGTGTTTGTGTATTCATGCGAGCTTTGCTGCGGTTTAATTCTGGTAGATCCTTCAAATGGGAGAGGCTGGATTTTGGTACGATATAA
- the LOC112939838 gene encoding probable L-type lectin-domain containing receptor kinase S.5 translates to MASASPRHVASCLCLLLLVTAAAAQRLPVKSYSYGSFYRDDPSVSSLLFRGAAGVSNGALQVTPDSRNLNNFLSNKSGSVLLPEPFTLWRRLDAAAAAAGNGSSTSTRVVSFNTTFSMNVYYDNESRPGEGLAFVVAPTADGPPPGSHGGFLGLTNATLEATPATNRFVAVEFDTFKEPGGYDPDDNHVGLDVGTVASNKTASLAGFNITIATNKTAPANYTAWIEYDGAARRIAVYMGVRGAPRPATPVLASPLDLSELVPERAYLGFTASTGVSFELNCILDWNLTIETFPADKKSKGWVVPVAVAVPVAAIAAAAFVVARMARARRSMERRRQERLEHTLTNLPGMPKEFAFEKLRKATKNFDERLRLGKGGYGMVYKGVLPAAAVDDDDGRPPAATEVAVKMFTRDDAKCVDDFLKEVQIIHRLRHRNIVPLVGWCHKKGQLLLVYEYMPNGSLDQHIFRRGAVHEQRPALSWESRRDIVADVAAGLHYVHHEYGPMVLHRDIKASNVLLDASFRARLGDFGLARVLDLDRSSFTDLGVAGTRGYIAPEYSVGHKATRQTDVFAFGVLVLEVVTGRHALLGDPACPMLSDWVWRMHGRGALLGAVDQSLGTDGFDAGEATRLLLLGLACSHPNPGDRPTMPEVLQILSGSAPPPEVPQLKPSFVWPPDGGASAHYDLIDIGALASGSLAAGGSSAAAAATAADDDSARATRDTASAGLRPPNSTGDFFPALSSGR, encoded by the exons ATGGcgtccgcgtcgccgcgccACGTCGCGTCGTGCctgtgcctcctcctcctcgtcaccgccgcggccgcgcagcGGCTGCCCGTGAAGAGCTACAGCTACGGCTCGTTCTACCGGGACGACCCGTCGGTGAGCTCGCTGCTgttccgcggcgccgccggcgtcagCAACGGCGCGCTGCAGGTCACGCCGGACTCCCGCAACCTCAACAACTTCCTCTCCAACAAGTCCGGCTCCGTCCTGCTGCCGGAGCCGTTCACCCTGTGGCgccgcctcgacgccgccgccgccgcagccggcaaTGGCAGTAGTACTAGTACCCGCGTGGTGTCGTTCAACACCACGTTCTCCATGAACGTGTACTACGACAACGAGAGCCGCCCCGGCGAGgggctcgccttcgtcgtcgcGCCGACCGCCGACGggccgcctccgggaagccacggcggcttcctcggcctCACCAACGCGACGCTTGAGGCCACCCCGGCCACGAACCGGTTCGTGGCCGTCGAGTTCGACACGTTCAAGGAGCCCGGCGGCTACGACCCCGACGACAACCACGTCGGCCTCGACGTCGGCACCGTCGCGTCGAACAAGACGGCGAGCCTCGCCGGCTTCAACATCACCATCGCGACGAACAAGACGGCGCCGGCGAACTACACCGCCTGGATCGAgtacgacggcgcggcgcggcgcatcGCCGTGTACATGGGCGTGAGGGGCGCCCCGAGGCCGGCCACCCCGGTCCTCGCCTCGCCATTGGACCTCAGCGAGCTCGTCCCGGAGCGAGCCTACCTCGGCTTCACGGCGTCCACCGGCGTCAGCTTCGAGCTCAACTGCATCCTCGACTGGAACCTCACGATCGAGACGTTCCCGGCCGACAAGAAGAGCAAAGGGTGGgtcgtccccgtcgccgtcgccgtccccgtcgccgccatcgccgccgcggccttcgTCGTGGCGAGGATGGCGCGCGCGAGGAGATCCATGGAgcggaggaggcaggagcggcTGGAGCACACGCTGACCAACCTCCCCGGGATGCCCAAGGAGTTCGCGTTCGAGAAGCTGAGGAAGGCGACCAAGAACTTCGACGAGCGGCTCCGGCTGGGGAAGGGAGGGTACGGCATGGTGTACAAGGgcgtcctccccgccgccgccgtcgacgacgacgacggccggccgccggcggcgacggaggtggcCGTGAAGATGTTCACCCGGGATGACGCCAAGTGCGTCGATGACTTCCTCAAGGAGGTCCAGATCATCCACCGGCTGCGACACCGAAACATCGTGCCTCTCGTCG GTTGGTGCCACAAGAAAGggcagctgctgctggtgtACGAGTACATGCCCAACGGCAGCCTGGACCAGCACATTTTCCGGCGAGGCGCCGTCCACGAGCAGCGGCCGGCGCTGAGCTGGGAGAGCCGCCGCGAcatcgtcgccgacgtcgccgccggcctgcaCTACGTCCACCACGAGTACGGCCCCATGGTGCTCCACCGCGACATCAAGGCCAGCAACGTCCTCCTCGACGCCTCCTTCCGCGCGAGGCTCGGCGACTTCGGCCTCGCCCGCGTCCTCGACCTCGACCGCAGCTCCTTCACCGACCTCGGCGTCGCCGGCACGCGCGGCTACATCGCGCCGGAGTACTCCGTCGGCCACAAGGCGACGCGCCAGACCGACGTGTTCGCGTTCGGCGTGCTCGTGCTCGAGGTCGTCACCGGCCGGCACGCGCTGCTCGGCGACCCGGCGTGCCCGATGCTGTCGGACTGGGTGTGGCGGATGCACGGCCGCGGCGCGCTGCTCGGGGCTGTGGACCAGAGCCTCGGCACCGACGGgttcgacgccggcgaggccacgcggctgctgctgctcgggcTGGCGTGCAGCCACCCCAACCCCGGCGACCGCCCCACCATGCCGGAGGTGCTGCAGATCCTGTCcgggtcggcgccgccgcccgaggtGCCGCAGCTCAAGCCGTCGTTCGTGTGGCCGCCGGATGGCGGCGCCAGCGCGCACTACGACCTGATCGACATCGGCGCCCTCGCGAGCggcagcctcgccgccggcgggagcagcgccgccgccgccgccaccgccgccgacgacgactcgGCGCGCGCCACGCGGGACACCGCCTCCGCCGGGTTGCGGCCGCCGAACAGCACCGGCGATTTCTTCCCCGCGCTCTCCTCCGGCCgctga